A stretch of the Rosa rugosa chromosome 5, drRosRugo1.1, whole genome shotgun sequence genome encodes the following:
- the LOC133708795 gene encoding calcium-transporting ATPase 10, plasma membrane-type-like isoform X2, with translation MSHSTGSPNHKNYDEEAGINRSGDDEDCSNVFEITRTKHASVERLRRWRQAALVLNASRRFRYTLDLKREEEKKKTLSKIRAHAQAIRAAFLFKESVPQENGNVPPKRSSAGEFQIGQEELASISRDHNFTTLQQYGGVKGLGELLKTSLEKGIPGSDDDLLKRKTAYGSNTYPRKKPRSFWRFLWEACQDLTLIILMVAAVASLALGIKTEGIKEGWYDGGSIAFAVLLVIVVTAISDYKQSLQFQNLNEEKRNIQIEVIRGGRRVEVSIYDLVVGDVIPLNIGDQVPADGVLIIGHSLSIDESSMTGESKIVRKDSKEPFLMSGCKVADGNGIMLVTSVGINTEWGLLMASISEDTGEETPLQVRLNGVATFIGIVGLTVAFLVLCVLLVRYFTGHTTNDDGTPQFVAGKTKFGKAIDGAIKIVTIAVTIVVVAVPEGLPLAVTLTLAYSMRKMMADKALVRRLSACETMGSATTICSDKTGTLTLNQMTVVESCACLKKVNNSDGKPDLSPKISSLIIEGVAQNTTGNVYVPETGGDVEVTGSPTEKAILQWALKLGMNFEATRSQSSILHVFPFNSEKKRGGVAVKLPNNEVHIHWKGAAEIILASCTRYIDDNDQVAAMDDDKLMFFRKSIEDMAVGSLRCVAIAYLPYEFENVPTGEHQLADWAMPADDLVLLAIVGIKDPCRPGVADAVRLCQKAGVKVRMVTGDNVQTAKAIALECGILRADSDLRELLIEGKDFRELSDRQREEVAEKISVMGRSSPNDKLLLVQALRRRGHVVAVTGDGTNDAPALHEADIGLAMGIQGTEVAKESSDIIILDDNFASVVKVVRWGRSVYANIQKFIQFQLTVNVAALVINVVAAISSGEVPLNAVQLLWVNLIMDTLGALALATEPPTNHLMDRQPVGRREPLITNIMWRNLLIQAIYQITVLLIFNFRGKSILKLEHDSTDHADKVKNTLIFNTFVLCQIFNEFNARKPDEFNIFKGITKNYLFMGIIAVTLVLQILIVEFLGKFTTTVRLNWKHWLISVVIAFISWPLAVVGKFIPVSETPFHRYFTRSPLFKFIKRIFRRRRERTEVSQ, from the exons ATGAGTCATTCAACGGGCTCGCCGAACCACAAAAACTATGATGAGGAAGCCGGAATCAACCGTTCCGGCGACGACGAGGACTGCTCGAATGTCTTTGAGATTACCAGAACTAAGCATGCTTCCGTCGAGCGTCTCCGCCGTTGGAGG CAAGCGGCACTTGTGCTAAATGCTTCTCGTCGATTCCGGTATACCTTAGACTTGAaaagggaggaagaaaaaaagaagacgtTAAGCAAGATTAGAGCACATGCACAAGCCATACGA GCTGCATTTCTTTTCAAGGAATCCGTACCACAGGAAAATG GAAATGTGCCACCAAAACGAAGTTCTGCTGGTGAATTTCAAATTGGACAAGAAGAACTAGCTTCAATTTCAAGGGATCATAATTTTACTACTCTGCAGCAATATGGGGGG GTCAAAGGCCTCGGAGAATTATTGAAAACAAGTTTAGAAAAGGGAATTcctggaagtgatgatgatttaCTAAAACGAAAAACTGCATATGGATCCAACACATATCCCCGGAAAAAACCAAGGAGTTTCTGG AGATTTCTCTGGGAAGCTTGCCAAGATCTTACTCTTATCATTTTGATGGTAGCTGCTGTGGCTTCTTTAGCGCTGGGTATAAAAACAGAG GGTATAAAGGAGGGATGGTATGATGGGGGCAGCATTGCTTTTGCAGTTCTCCTAGTCATTGTCGTGACAG CCATTAGTGACTACAAACAATCTCTGCAGTTCCAGAATCTAAATGAGGAAAAGAGAAATATACAAATTGAG GTTATCAGAGGTGGTAGACGTGTTGAGGTTTCAATTTATGACCTTGTTGTAGGTGATGTTATACCCCTTAACATTGGTGATCAG GTTCCTGCTGATGGGGTTTTAATCATTGGTCATTCACTTTCAATTGATGAGTCTAGCATGACTGGCGAGTCCAAGATT GTTCGCAAGGACTCCAAAGAACCATTTCTAATGTCTGGCTGCAAAGTAGCGGATGGAAATGGTATAATGCTG GTAACCAGTGTTGGGATTAATACTGAATGGGGATTACTCATGGCTAGCATCTCGGAAGACACTGGTGAAGAAACACCCTTGCAG GTGCGCTTGAATGGGGTTGCTACCTTCATTGGTATTGTGGGGCTCACAGTAGCGTTCCTCGTCTTATGTGTCCTTTTGGTCAG ATACTTTACTGGCCATACAACAAATGATGATGGAACTCCTCAGTTTGTTGCCGGAAAGACAAAATTTGGGAAAGCCATAGATGGAGCCATCAAAATTGTCACTATTGCA GTCACCATTGTAGTGGTTGCTGTTCCTGAAGGCCTCCCCTTAGCTGTTACCTTAAC ACTTGCGTACTCAATGAGAAAAATGATGGCAGATAAGGCCTTG GTACGTAGGCTTTCTGCATGTGAAACAATGGGCTCGGCCACTACTATATGCAGTGATAAGACTGGTACCTTAACCTTGAACCAG ATGACTGTGGTCGAGTCTTGTGCATGTTTGAAGAAAGTCAATAACTCTGATGGCAAGCCAGACTTGTCGCCAAAAATATCGTCTTTGATTATTGAAGGCGTAGCTCAGAATACAACTGGCAATGTTTATGTGCCTGAG ACTGGTGGTGATGTAGAGGTTACTGGATCACCAACAGAGAAGGCAATTCTGCAGTGGGCACtcaag CTTGGGATGAATTTTGAAGCCACCAGGTCTCAATCTTCAATTCTTCATGTGTTCCCATTCAACTCTGAGAAAAAACGAGGCGGTGTAGCAGTTAAATTG CCAAACAATGAAGTTCATATACACTGGAAAGGGGCTGCTGAAATAATCTTGGCCTCATGCACAAGATACATTGACGACAATGATCAGGTGGCAGCAATGGACGACGACAAG CTTATGTTTTTCAGGAAATCTATTGAGGATATGGCTGTTGGTAGTTTGCGTTGTGTTGCTATAGCATATTTACCATATGAATTTGAAAATGTTCCAACTGGTGAACACCAATTAGCTGATTGGGCCATGCCTGCAGATGACCTTGTTTTACTTGCTATTGTTGGTATAAAG GATCCTTGTCGACCAGGAGTCGCAGATGCAGTGAGACTATGCCAAAAGGCTGGCGTCAAG GTACGCATGGTTACTGGAGACAATGTTCAGACTGCAAAGGCAATAGCATTGGAATGTGGTATACTGCGTGCTGATTCAGATCTTAGAGAGCTTCTAATTGAAGGGAAAGACTTCCGTGAGCTTTCTGATAGGCAGAGAGAAGAGGTTGCTGAGAAAATCTCG GTAATGGGACGATCCTCTCCTAATGATAAGCTTCTGCTTGTGCAAGCGCTAAGGAGAAGGGGACATGTTGTTGCTGTTACTGGAGATGGCACTAATGATGCTCCTGCACTACATGAG gCGGACATTGGTCTTGCTATGGGTATTCAAGGTACTGAGGTTGCCAAAGAGAGTTCTGATATCATTATCTTGGATGACAATTTTGCTTCAGTTGTGAAG GTTGTCAGATGGGGACGTTCTGTATATGCAAATATTCAGAAATTTATCCAATTCCAACTCACTGTCAATGTTGCCGCACTTGTTATCAATGTTGTGGCCGCGATTTCCTCTGGTGAAGTACCACTAAATGCTGTTCAg CTTCTGTGGGTGAATCTTATAATGGATACTCTTGGAGCACTAGCATTGGCTACTGAGCCTCCTACGAATCATCTGATGGACAGACAACCTGTTGGTCGAAG GGAACCACTGATAACTAATATAATGTGGAGGAACTTATTGATTCAG GCTATCTACCAAATTACGGTCCTCCTTATCTTCAATTTCCGAGGGAAAAGTATTCTTAAACTGGAACATGATTCTACTGACCATGCAGACAAAGTGAAGAACACACTGATATTCAATACCTTTGTCCTCTGTCAA attttcaatgaattcaaTGCCAGGAAGCCGGATGAATTCAACATATTCAAAGGAATTACCAAAAATTATCTCTTTATGGGAATAATTGCAGTGACACTTGTACTTCAG ATTCTCATTGTCGAGTTTCTGGGGAAGTTTACTACAACAGTCCGGCTTAACTGGAAGCATTGGTTGATTTCTGTTGTCATCGCTTTTATCAG tTGGCCTCTTGCTGTTGTTGGGAAGTTTATTCCGGTATCCGAAACTCCTTTCCACAGATATTTCACTAGGAGTCCTCTCTTTAAGTTTATAAAACGAATATTCCGTCGGCgaagagagagaacagag GTCAGTCAGTAG
- the LOC133708795 gene encoding calcium-transporting ATPase 10, plasma membrane-type-like isoform X1: MSHSTGSPNHKNYDEEAGINRSGDDEDCSNVFEITRTKHASVERLRRWRQAALVLNASRRFRYTLDLKREEEKKKTLSKIRAHAQAIRAAFLFKESVPQENGNVPPKRSSAGEFQIGQEELASISRDHNFTTLQQYGGASLPRNLFCYLTLYINEFSYSFVVSLHQVKGLGELLKTSLEKGIPGSDDDLLKRKTAYGSNTYPRKKPRSFWRFLWEACQDLTLIILMVAAVASLALGIKTEGIKEGWYDGGSIAFAVLLVIVVTAISDYKQSLQFQNLNEEKRNIQIEVIRGGRRVEVSIYDLVVGDVIPLNIGDQVPADGVLIIGHSLSIDESSMTGESKIVRKDSKEPFLMSGCKVADGNGIMLVTSVGINTEWGLLMASISEDTGEETPLQVRLNGVATFIGIVGLTVAFLVLCVLLVRYFTGHTTNDDGTPQFVAGKTKFGKAIDGAIKIVTIAVTIVVVAVPEGLPLAVTLTLAYSMRKMMADKALVRRLSACETMGSATTICSDKTGTLTLNQMTVVESCACLKKVNNSDGKPDLSPKISSLIIEGVAQNTTGNVYVPETGGDVEVTGSPTEKAILQWALKLGMNFEATRSQSSILHVFPFNSEKKRGGVAVKLPNNEVHIHWKGAAEIILASCTRYIDDNDQVAAMDDDKLMFFRKSIEDMAVGSLRCVAIAYLPYEFENVPTGEHQLADWAMPADDLVLLAIVGIKDPCRPGVADAVRLCQKAGVKVRMVTGDNVQTAKAIALECGILRADSDLRELLIEGKDFRELSDRQREEVAEKISVMGRSSPNDKLLLVQALRRRGHVVAVTGDGTNDAPALHEADIGLAMGIQGTEVAKESSDIIILDDNFASVVKVVRWGRSVYANIQKFIQFQLTVNVAALVINVVAAISSGEVPLNAVQLLWVNLIMDTLGALALATEPPTNHLMDRQPVGRREPLITNIMWRNLLIQAIYQITVLLIFNFRGKSILKLEHDSTDHADKVKNTLIFNTFVLCQIFNEFNARKPDEFNIFKGITKNYLFMGIIAVTLVLQILIVEFLGKFTTTVRLNWKHWLISVVIAFISWPLAVVGKFIPVSETPFHRYFTRSPLFKFIKRIFRRRRERTEVSQ; the protein is encoded by the exons ATGAGTCATTCAACGGGCTCGCCGAACCACAAAAACTATGATGAGGAAGCCGGAATCAACCGTTCCGGCGACGACGAGGACTGCTCGAATGTCTTTGAGATTACCAGAACTAAGCATGCTTCCGTCGAGCGTCTCCGCCGTTGGAGG CAAGCGGCACTTGTGCTAAATGCTTCTCGTCGATTCCGGTATACCTTAGACTTGAaaagggaggaagaaaaaaagaagacgtTAAGCAAGATTAGAGCACATGCACAAGCCATACGA GCTGCATTTCTTTTCAAGGAATCCGTACCACAGGAAAATG GAAATGTGCCACCAAAACGAAGTTCTGCTGGTGAATTTCAAATTGGACAAGAAGAACTAGCTTCAATTTCAAGGGATCATAATTTTACTACTCTGCAGCAATATGGGGGGGCAAGTCTACCAAGGAACCTCTTTTGTTATTTGACTTTGTATATTAATgagttttcttattcttttgttgtttctttACATCAGGTCAAAGGCCTCGGAGAATTATTGAAAACAAGTTTAGAAAAGGGAATTcctggaagtgatgatgatttaCTAAAACGAAAAACTGCATATGGATCCAACACATATCCCCGGAAAAAACCAAGGAGTTTCTGG AGATTTCTCTGGGAAGCTTGCCAAGATCTTACTCTTATCATTTTGATGGTAGCTGCTGTGGCTTCTTTAGCGCTGGGTATAAAAACAGAG GGTATAAAGGAGGGATGGTATGATGGGGGCAGCATTGCTTTTGCAGTTCTCCTAGTCATTGTCGTGACAG CCATTAGTGACTACAAACAATCTCTGCAGTTCCAGAATCTAAATGAGGAAAAGAGAAATATACAAATTGAG GTTATCAGAGGTGGTAGACGTGTTGAGGTTTCAATTTATGACCTTGTTGTAGGTGATGTTATACCCCTTAACATTGGTGATCAG GTTCCTGCTGATGGGGTTTTAATCATTGGTCATTCACTTTCAATTGATGAGTCTAGCATGACTGGCGAGTCCAAGATT GTTCGCAAGGACTCCAAAGAACCATTTCTAATGTCTGGCTGCAAAGTAGCGGATGGAAATGGTATAATGCTG GTAACCAGTGTTGGGATTAATACTGAATGGGGATTACTCATGGCTAGCATCTCGGAAGACACTGGTGAAGAAACACCCTTGCAG GTGCGCTTGAATGGGGTTGCTACCTTCATTGGTATTGTGGGGCTCACAGTAGCGTTCCTCGTCTTATGTGTCCTTTTGGTCAG ATACTTTACTGGCCATACAACAAATGATGATGGAACTCCTCAGTTTGTTGCCGGAAAGACAAAATTTGGGAAAGCCATAGATGGAGCCATCAAAATTGTCACTATTGCA GTCACCATTGTAGTGGTTGCTGTTCCTGAAGGCCTCCCCTTAGCTGTTACCTTAAC ACTTGCGTACTCAATGAGAAAAATGATGGCAGATAAGGCCTTG GTACGTAGGCTTTCTGCATGTGAAACAATGGGCTCGGCCACTACTATATGCAGTGATAAGACTGGTACCTTAACCTTGAACCAG ATGACTGTGGTCGAGTCTTGTGCATGTTTGAAGAAAGTCAATAACTCTGATGGCAAGCCAGACTTGTCGCCAAAAATATCGTCTTTGATTATTGAAGGCGTAGCTCAGAATACAACTGGCAATGTTTATGTGCCTGAG ACTGGTGGTGATGTAGAGGTTACTGGATCACCAACAGAGAAGGCAATTCTGCAGTGGGCACtcaag CTTGGGATGAATTTTGAAGCCACCAGGTCTCAATCTTCAATTCTTCATGTGTTCCCATTCAACTCTGAGAAAAAACGAGGCGGTGTAGCAGTTAAATTG CCAAACAATGAAGTTCATATACACTGGAAAGGGGCTGCTGAAATAATCTTGGCCTCATGCACAAGATACATTGACGACAATGATCAGGTGGCAGCAATGGACGACGACAAG CTTATGTTTTTCAGGAAATCTATTGAGGATATGGCTGTTGGTAGTTTGCGTTGTGTTGCTATAGCATATTTACCATATGAATTTGAAAATGTTCCAACTGGTGAACACCAATTAGCTGATTGGGCCATGCCTGCAGATGACCTTGTTTTACTTGCTATTGTTGGTATAAAG GATCCTTGTCGACCAGGAGTCGCAGATGCAGTGAGACTATGCCAAAAGGCTGGCGTCAAG GTACGCATGGTTACTGGAGACAATGTTCAGACTGCAAAGGCAATAGCATTGGAATGTGGTATACTGCGTGCTGATTCAGATCTTAGAGAGCTTCTAATTGAAGGGAAAGACTTCCGTGAGCTTTCTGATAGGCAGAGAGAAGAGGTTGCTGAGAAAATCTCG GTAATGGGACGATCCTCTCCTAATGATAAGCTTCTGCTTGTGCAAGCGCTAAGGAGAAGGGGACATGTTGTTGCTGTTACTGGAGATGGCACTAATGATGCTCCTGCACTACATGAG gCGGACATTGGTCTTGCTATGGGTATTCAAGGTACTGAGGTTGCCAAAGAGAGTTCTGATATCATTATCTTGGATGACAATTTTGCTTCAGTTGTGAAG GTTGTCAGATGGGGACGTTCTGTATATGCAAATATTCAGAAATTTATCCAATTCCAACTCACTGTCAATGTTGCCGCACTTGTTATCAATGTTGTGGCCGCGATTTCCTCTGGTGAAGTACCACTAAATGCTGTTCAg CTTCTGTGGGTGAATCTTATAATGGATACTCTTGGAGCACTAGCATTGGCTACTGAGCCTCCTACGAATCATCTGATGGACAGACAACCTGTTGGTCGAAG GGAACCACTGATAACTAATATAATGTGGAGGAACTTATTGATTCAG GCTATCTACCAAATTACGGTCCTCCTTATCTTCAATTTCCGAGGGAAAAGTATTCTTAAACTGGAACATGATTCTACTGACCATGCAGACAAAGTGAAGAACACACTGATATTCAATACCTTTGTCCTCTGTCAA attttcaatgaattcaaTGCCAGGAAGCCGGATGAATTCAACATATTCAAAGGAATTACCAAAAATTATCTCTTTATGGGAATAATTGCAGTGACACTTGTACTTCAG ATTCTCATTGTCGAGTTTCTGGGGAAGTTTACTACAACAGTCCGGCTTAACTGGAAGCATTGGTTGATTTCTGTTGTCATCGCTTTTATCAG tTGGCCTCTTGCTGTTGTTGGGAAGTTTATTCCGGTATCCGAAACTCCTTTCCACAGATATTTCACTAGGAGTCCTCTCTTTAAGTTTATAAAACGAATATTCCGTCGGCgaagagagagaacagag GTCAGTCAGTAG
- the LOC133708798 gene encoding choline monooxygenase, chloroplastic-like — MESTMTMTMTVTMASLKPKPMPPRCPYLPHSLNSTRFFKSLSLTSPSVGAPTLLDQFDPTIPVERAVHPPSSWYTDPALYAQELDSIFYRGWQAVGQLLFHRQAWTYGLDGALLKAPRITGIQNFNKHEFGLTPIKVATWGPFVLANMEPEVDSDAAVSASEWLGSSSDVLIKYGVDSSLSFICRREYTIECNWKVYCEFVTTTWMEDIMCLTHIKT; from the exons ATGGAGTCGACGATGACAATGACTATGACTGTGACAATGGCGAGTCTCAAACCCAAACCGATGCCACCCAGATGCCCTTACCTTCCTCATTCATTGAACTCGACAAGATTCTTCAAGTCCTTGTCTCTCACCAGTCCTTCAGTGGGAGCCCCGACACTGCTGGATCAATTCGACCCGACGATCCCAGTAGAGCGAGCCGTACATCCGCCCAGCTCATGGTACACCGACCCTGCCCTTTACGCTCAAGAACTCGACTCCATTTTCTACCGTGGCTGGCAAGCTGTAGGTCAGCTCCTTTTTCACCGGCAG GCATGGACATATGGGTTAGACGGTGCCCTTCTTAAGGCACCTAGGATAACAGGAATACAGAACTTCAATAAACAT GAGTTTGGGCTTACACCAATAAAAGTAGCTACTTGGGGACCGTTTGTTCTTGCAAATATGGAGCCAGAGGTTGACAGTGATGCAGCGGTTTCTGCGAGCGAATGGCTTGGGAGCTCTTCAGATGTACTGATTAAATATGGGGTTGATTCATCATTAAGTTTTATTTGTAGACGTGAATATACGATTGAATGTAACTGGAAG GTCTATTGTGAGTTTGTGACAACTACTTGGATGGAGGATATCATGTGCCTTACGCACATAAAGACCTAG
- the LOC133708796 gene encoding choline monooxygenase, chloroplastic-like isoform X1: METTMTMTMASLKPKPMRLKSPYLPHSLNSRRIFNSLSLPKPSVGAPTLVDQFDPTIPIERAVTPPSSWYTDPSFYAQELDSVFYRGWQAVGYTEQIKNPGDFFTGRLGNVEFVVCRDEHGKLQAFHNVCRHHASILAYGSGRKSCFVCPYHGWTYGLDGALLKATRITGIQNFNKHEFGLTPVKVATWGPFVLANMEPEVDSDVEIVDSEWLGSSSDVLSTNRVDSSLSYVCRREYTIECNWKVFCDNYLDGGYHVPYAHKGLASGLNLDGYSTTVYEKVSIQKCEGGSTARKNDYDRLGSKALYAFIYPNFMINRYGPWMDTNLVIPLGPRKCQVIFDYFLEASVKDDRDYIERSLKESEKVQMEDVMLCEGVQRGLESPAYNIGRYAPTVENAMHHFHCLLHESIRK; this comes from the exons ATGGAAACGACGATGACTATGACTATGGCAAGTCTCAAACCCAAACCGATGCGACTCAAAAGCCCTTACCTTCCCCATTCATTAAACTCAAGAAGAATCTTCAATTCCTTGTCTCTCCCCAAACCTTCAGTCGGAGCCCCGACACTAGTGGACCAATTCGACCCGACAATCCCAATAGAGCGAGCCGTGACTCCACCCAGCTCATGGTACACAGACCCTTCCTTTTACGCTCAAGAACTCGACTCCGTTTTCTACCGTGGATGGCAAGCCGTAG GATATACCGAACAGATAAAGAATCCTGGGGACTTTTTCACCGGCAG ATTGGGGAATGTAGAGTTTGTTGTGTGTCGAGATGAGCATGGCAAGCTTCAAGCTTTCCACAATGTTTGTCGTCATCATGCCTCAATTCTTGCCTACGGAAGTGGCCGAAAGTCGTGTTTTGTGTGCCCTTATCAT GGGTGGACATATGGATTAGACGGCGCACTTCTCAAGGCAACTAGGATAACAGGAATACAGAACTTCAATAAACAT GAGTTTGGGCTTACACCAGTAAAAGTAGCTACTTGGGGACCGTTTGTTCTTGCAAATATGGAGCCAGAGGTTGACAGTGATGTAGAAATCGTGGACAGCGAATGGCTTGGGAGCTCTTCAGATGTACTGAGTACAAATAGGGTTGATTCATCATTAAGTTATGTTTGTAGACGTGAATATACGATTGAATGTAACTGGAAG GTCTTTTGTGACAACTACTTAGATGGGGGATATCATGTGCCTTATGCACATAAAGGCCTAGCATCTGGTCTTAACCTTGATGGTTACTCTACCACA GTATATGAAAAGGTCAGCATTCAAAAGTGTGAAGGTGGTTCAACAGCGAGGAAAAATGACTATGATCGGCTTGGATCAAAAGCCCTTTATGCTTTCATTTATCCCAATTTCATGATTAATAG GTATGGACCATGGATGGACACCAATCTAGTAATCCCTCTTGGACCTAGGAAATGTCAGGTGATATTTGATTACTTCCTTGAAGCTTCAGTCAAG GATGACAGAGATTACATAGAGAGGAGTTTGAAAGAGAGTGAAAAAGTACAG ATGGAAGATGTCATGCTGTGTGAAGGTGTtcaaagaggtcttgaatcaccCGCATACAATATTGGTAGATACGCTCCAACGGTTGAAAATGCAATGCACCATTTTCACTGTCTGCTACATGAGAGCATAAGAAAATGA
- the LOC133708796 gene encoding choline monooxygenase, chloroplastic-like isoform X2: METTMTMTMASLKPKPMRLKSPYLPHSLNSRRIFNSLSLPKPSVGAPTLVDQFDPTIPIERAVTPPSSWYTDPSFYAQELDSVFYRGWQAVGYTEQIKNPGDFFTGRLGNVEFVVCRDEHGKLQAFHNVCRHHASILAYGSGRKSCFVCPYHGWTYGLDGALLKATRITGIQNFNKHEFGLTPVKVATWGPFVLANMEPEVDSDVEIVDSEWLGSSSDVLSTNRVDSSLSYVCRREYTIECNWKVFCDNYLDGGYHVPYAHKGLASGLNLDGYSTTVYEKVSIQKCEGGSTARKNDYDRLGSKALYAFIYPNFMINRYGPWMDTNLVIPLGPRKCQDDRDYIERSLKESEKVQMEDVMLCEGVQRGLESPAYNIGRYAPTVENAMHHFHCLLHESIRK, encoded by the exons ATGGAAACGACGATGACTATGACTATGGCAAGTCTCAAACCCAAACCGATGCGACTCAAAAGCCCTTACCTTCCCCATTCATTAAACTCAAGAAGAATCTTCAATTCCTTGTCTCTCCCCAAACCTTCAGTCGGAGCCCCGACACTAGTGGACCAATTCGACCCGACAATCCCAATAGAGCGAGCCGTGACTCCACCCAGCTCATGGTACACAGACCCTTCCTTTTACGCTCAAGAACTCGACTCCGTTTTCTACCGTGGATGGCAAGCCGTAG GATATACCGAACAGATAAAGAATCCTGGGGACTTTTTCACCGGCAG ATTGGGGAATGTAGAGTTTGTTGTGTGTCGAGATGAGCATGGCAAGCTTCAAGCTTTCCACAATGTTTGTCGTCATCATGCCTCAATTCTTGCCTACGGAAGTGGCCGAAAGTCGTGTTTTGTGTGCCCTTATCAT GGGTGGACATATGGATTAGACGGCGCACTTCTCAAGGCAACTAGGATAACAGGAATACAGAACTTCAATAAACAT GAGTTTGGGCTTACACCAGTAAAAGTAGCTACTTGGGGACCGTTTGTTCTTGCAAATATGGAGCCAGAGGTTGACAGTGATGTAGAAATCGTGGACAGCGAATGGCTTGGGAGCTCTTCAGATGTACTGAGTACAAATAGGGTTGATTCATCATTAAGTTATGTTTGTAGACGTGAATATACGATTGAATGTAACTGGAAG GTCTTTTGTGACAACTACTTAGATGGGGGATATCATGTGCCTTATGCACATAAAGGCCTAGCATCTGGTCTTAACCTTGATGGTTACTCTACCACA GTATATGAAAAGGTCAGCATTCAAAAGTGTGAAGGTGGTTCAACAGCGAGGAAAAATGACTATGATCGGCTTGGATCAAAAGCCCTTTATGCTTTCATTTATCCCAATTTCATGATTAATAG GTATGGACCATGGATGGACACCAATCTAGTAATCCCTCTTGGACCTAGGAAATGTCAG GATGACAGAGATTACATAGAGAGGAGTTTGAAAGAGAGTGAAAAAGTACAG ATGGAAGATGTCATGCTGTGTGAAGGTGTtcaaagaggtcttgaatcaccCGCATACAATATTGGTAGATACGCTCCAACGGTTGAAAATGCAATGCACCATTTTCACTGTCTGCTACATGAGAGCATAAGAAAATGA